In one window of Calypte anna isolate BGI_N300 chromosome 1, bCalAnn1_v1.p, whole genome shotgun sequence DNA:
- the RABL3 gene encoding rab-like protein 3 isoform X1: MAALDRVKVLVLGDSGVGKSSLVHLLCQNQVLGNPSWTVGCSVDVRIHDYKEGTPEEKTYYIELWDVGGSVGSATSVKSTRAVFYNMLNGIILVHDLTNKKSSQNLYRWSLEALNRDVAPTGVLVTNGDYDREQFADNQIPLLVIGTKLDQIPETKRNEVLTRTAFLAEDFNAEEINLDCTNPRYLAAGSSNAVKLSRFFDKVIEKRYFLRDGNQIPGFSERKRFGGGTLKSLHYD; this comes from the exons ATGGCGGCTTTGGACAGGGTCAAGGTGCTGGTGTTGGGCGACTCCG GTGTTGGAAAGTCTTCACTCGTTCATCTCCTGTGCCAAAACCAGGTGTTGGGAAACCCGTCCTGGACAGTGGGCTGCTCAGTGGATGTTCGA ATCCATGACTACAAAGAAGGGACTCCAGAAGAGAAGACATACTACATTGAGCTGTGGGATGTTGGAGGCTCAGTGGGCAGTGCCACTAGTGTGAAAAGCACACGAGCAGTATTTTATAACATGCTGAATG GGATAATTCTAGTGCATGACTTAACCAACAAGAAATCATCCCAGAATCTCTATCGCTGGTCTTTGGAAGCACTCAACAGAGATGTGGCTCCAACAGGAGTTCTTGTGACAAATGG TGACTATGACCGTGAACAGTTTGCTGATAACCAGATTCCACTGCTGGTAATAGGAACAAAGCTGGATCAGATCCCAGAAACTAAGCGGAATGAAGTTTTGACCAGAACAGCTTTCTTGGCTGAAGATTTCAATGCTGAAGAGATAAATTTG GATTGTACCAATCCTCGTTACCTGGCTGCAGGGTCATCCAATGCTGTCAAGCTAAGCAGGTTTTTTGATAAG GTCATAGAGAAGAGATACTTCTTAAGAGATGGCAATCAG ATTCCTggcttttctgaaaggaaaaggtttggaGGAGGAACACTGAAGAGTCTTCATTATGACTGA
- the RABL3 gene encoding rab-like protein 3 isoform X2, whose protein sequence is MLGWKGYSLLPHQASSHLRAVIHDYKEGTPEEKTYYIELWDVGGSVGSATSVKSTRAVFYNMLNGIILVHDLTNKKSSQNLYRWSLEALNRDVAPTGVLVTNGDYDREQFADNQIPLLVIGTKLDQIPETKRNEVLTRTAFLAEDFNAEEINLDCTNPRYLAAGSSNAVKLSRFFDKVIEKRYFLRDGNQIPGFSERKRFGGGTLKSLHYD, encoded by the exons ATGCTGGGGTGGAAAGGATACTCCCTACTGCCTCACCAAGCTTCATCTCATTTAAGAGCTGTG ATCCATGACTACAAAGAAGGGACTCCAGAAGAGAAGACATACTACATTGAGCTGTGGGATGTTGGAGGCTCAGTGGGCAGTGCCACTAGTGTGAAAAGCACACGAGCAGTATTTTATAACATGCTGAATG GGATAATTCTAGTGCATGACTTAACCAACAAGAAATCATCCCAGAATCTCTATCGCTGGTCTTTGGAAGCACTCAACAGAGATGTGGCTCCAACAGGAGTTCTTGTGACAAATGG TGACTATGACCGTGAACAGTTTGCTGATAACCAGATTCCACTGCTGGTAATAGGAACAAAGCTGGATCAGATCCCAGAAACTAAGCGGAATGAAGTTTTGACCAGAACAGCTTTCTTGGCTGAAGATTTCAATGCTGAAGAGATAAATTTG GATTGTACCAATCCTCGTTACCTGGCTGCAGGGTCATCCAATGCTGTCAAGCTAAGCAGGTTTTTTGATAAG GTCATAGAGAAGAGATACTTCTTAAGAGATGGCAATCAG ATTCCTggcttttctgaaaggaaaaggtttggaGGAGGAACACTGAAGAGTCTTCATTATGACTGA